GGTGGATAATATGGAATCACAGGGAGGCTGGAGTGATACAGGATGCGAGACTGTCTCCATCTGTAGATCTTCACTGATATAATAACCACTAAACAcgtgatgaagaggaaggaaaccaCAGCCAGAGCCAACACTAAGTAAAAAGTCAGGTTGTCATTGTATTCCTTATTCGTGTGGAAAGTCACTGAACTCCGACAACACTTCAGGGAAGCTGTCCGCCACCGCCACGTTAACAATGACTGTAGCTGAACGAGAGGGCTGCCCGTTGTCCTCCACTACGACAGTCAGTCTTTGTTTCACAGCATCTTTATCAGTCACCTGACGGATAGTTCTTATTTCTCCATTCTGTAAGCCCACTTCAAACAGCGCTCTGTCTGTGGCTTTCTGTAGTTTATAGGAGAGCCAGGCATTCTGTCCAGAGTCCACATCCACAGCCACCACTTTAGTCACCAGGTAGCCCACATCTGCTGAACGAGGAACCATTtcagccaccatggagccaccaGTCTGGACTGGATACAGAACCTGAGGAGGATTATCATTCTGGATCCTGGATAACGATTTTCACAGTAGGCATTACTGCTGAGTGGAGGAGAGCCTCCATCCTGTGCTTTGACAGCAGAAGCTTGAAGTCTTTGATCTGCTCATAATCAAAAGAGCGAACTGCATTGATGACTCCACTATCAGCACTGACGGAAACGTAAGAGGAGACTGGCACTCCGTTAACAGAGGATTCCTCCAGTATGTAAGATACACGAGCATTCTGGTTCCAGTCAGCATCTGTAGCCTTTACTGTGAATACAGAGACACCTGGTGTGTTGTTTTCTACAATGTAGGCCTCATATGAGCTCCTCTCAAATACAGGTGCGTTGTCATTTACATCAGAGATCTGTAAGGTGAGAGTGACGCTGCTGGAGAGGGAGGGAACTCCTTCATCAGAGCAGGTCACTGTTATATTATACGCAGATGCGCTCTCTCTATCTAAATCACTGTCTGTTACTAAACTGTAGAAATTATTTCttgatgattttaaaatgaaaggcACACTTTCTTTAACAAAGCATTTTACCTCTCCGTTTTTTTCAGAGTCTAAATCTTCTATGTTTATAATTGTAACAACAGTATCAGGTTTTGAATCCTCAGCTATTACATTTGACCTTGACATTATCCTTATTTCAGGTCTGTTATCGTTTATGTCTTGCACATCGACAATCAATTTAGAAGAATCCGTCAGTCCACCATTATCACTGGCAAGgagatttatttgaaagtgctttGAATTTTCGTAGTCAATATTTTCAATTCAATACAATTTGTCCGTTTTCCTCGTTTATCTGAAACACTTTTCTGACGTTATCTAACGTGTTTGTCATTGAATATGTTATTTTACTGTTAGGACCTTCGTCATGATCGGACGCCGTAACTATAGCAACAACTGTTCCTTTCGGGGAATTTTCAGTAACAGAGgctctgtatgttttctgtgtgaaaaCTGGAGCATTATCGTTAGCGTCTAAGACTGTAATATCTATTAACATCGTCCCTGATCTCTGTGGCTCTCCCCCGTCAACAGCTGTTAACACTAGATTTATCTGctgctctttctctctgtctaaGGGCTTTTCCAAAACCATCTCGACATTTTGTCGGCCATTAGCGTCACTGTGCAGATTCAATGCGAAATGGTCTGATGGTTTCAGCACGTAATCCTGGAGATCATTGATTCCGACATCATGATCCGCCGCCCGTTCTAACACAAATTTTGCTACCTTTCATTGCAGTCTCGCTAATTTTAAATTTCATCTCGCTCTTTTCAAACGTCGGTGAATTGTCATTAATGTCTGTTATCTGGATGGTAACTGTGTAAAACTCCATCGGATTCTCCAAAATAAGCTGAAAATCTAAAGCACAAACCGTGGTGTCTGTACACAGCGCCTCTCTGTCGATTCTCTCCTTGACGAGCAGGACGCCTCTGTCTCTGTTGAGCTCTACGTACTCCGCggtgtttctgttaaaaatcGTGGCTTTACCGGATACCAAACGTTTAGTGTTCAATCCTAGATCGTGAACGACATTTCCAATCAAGGATCCCTTTGGCAATTCTTCTGGAATAGAGTAGCTGGCCTGCCCGACCACCGAGTCCAGAGAAAAGAGAGCGATAACAAACAGTACCGCCCGAttcattgttctgtttttccccGTTTGAGCTTCCAGtcttttgtataaaaaaaaaaaaaacgaccaacaaaacaaacaatcacTAAAATCGACTTCCAGCCTCCGGTTAAGAGTTCAGTCATttgctgaatgaaaaaaaatggtcGAAGTAGTACGTGTTTATCCTTTTTTTCAGCAATCCTTCCGCAGTATAACTGTCAAATGATCAACTGTGCAAATTGTAAGGATGGTGGAACCAGCAAAGACGCCCTGATCCGTCAGCATCTGGCCAACAGCGGCCCTAAGAGTCGAAACCATAAAACTGCAGAACGTCACACATAATCTCCATGTCTGGTTCTAAAGTCTGAAAACACATGTacagcatttaaaataaatattttgtaacgATTTTCCCAAACAGCTGTGGgcaatatttataaaacatattatCTATATAATTAAGATATAtcaaaatataaccaaaacTACAGTAAATTGATGAGATTTAGGAAATGTAAAATGGCCAGagttacaataataataataatgataaaataataataataatacttttattTCTGGTGAAAATATGTTTGGCACTTCATTATCTCCTGAAACAAAGCTCAAGAATGTTGATCTTGGTTATGTTTAatggttttcttttatgtttaaaataaatgcttgtaCTGTCACTTTAAGAGAGCGCTGTAAAGTGACGTCAGCGCTTTACTAACTCTCAGTTGGCTCAATGCAAACCGAGAGGAAAGAACTGTTGACCTATGAGAGTAGAAAACTGTATGTTCTTGAggaattatgttattttaacttgttcAAGCATGTGTCACTGATTTATGTCTGAaaacaagcagaagaagaaaaaaatccagagggaaaaaaacaacaaccttgaACTAAAGTCCACAGCCTGTAGcacaaatcatttcaaaatgcaaattttaaacatatttttaagagaAAAGACCATAGAGAAGAAACCTTTACATAGAACAAGCTGTTAAAAACTCAAGGCAAAAATTCAACCATGGACAGTGCATGACTCTCCCAGCTAGTGTTTCTGTCCATGGTCCTGAAGTTAAGACAATGCATTGGTCAGAAGATTACTCATTCTACCTACAGCAGGACGTAACAATAATACAATACTTTTTGCTTCATACTAGAGAACTCAATAAGCATTAATGTTATGGGCTATTACAGTGAGATGTCTGTAACAGGGACCAAAAATGTTGTAGAGGTAAGCAatataaatataagaaaatatacCTCAGATGTCAAGCTACCTTTTAAACAGGGTAAGAAATGATAAAGATTATAACGCAAAAAAGCACTCTAACCTCTAGAGGAGAGTCGGGTTCATCCAGGATGTTCTTCTCATTCTGTATCCGCTGCATCGTCCCTGTAGAACTGGAGTCCATTATTAACACGTTCTGACTACCAGTTCTGCCGAACTTAATGTCACTCTTTCTGGAGTCAGTCGTCCTGCACACCTCATAATTGTACACGTGTGGCAGAGTTCCTGTTCCCAAAGTGTCTGAGTAACGAGGTGGATAATATGGAATCACAGGGAGGCTGGAGTGATACAGGATTCGAGACTGTCTCCATCTGTAGATCTTCACTGATATAATAACCACTAAACAcgtgatgaagaggaaggaaaccaCAGCCAGAGCCAACACTAAGTAAAAAGTCAGGTTGTCATTGTATTCCTTATCGTGTGGaaattcactgaactccgacaACACTTCAGGGAAGCTGTCCGCCACGGCCACGTTAACAATGACTGTAGCTGATCGAGAGGGCTGCCCGTTGTCCTCCACTATGACAGTCAGTCTTTGTTTCACAGCATCTTTATCAGTCACCTGACGGATAGTTCTTATTTCTCCATTCTGTAAGCCCACTTCAAACAGAGCTCTGTCTGTGGCTTTCTGTAGTTTATAGGAGAGCCAGGCATTCTGTCCAGAGTCCACATCCACAGCCACCACTTTAGTCACCAGGTAGCCCACATCTGCTGAACGAGGCACCATTtcagccaccatggagccaccaGTCTGGACTGGGTACAGAACCTGAGGGTGGATTATCAGTTCTGATCTTGGATGATGACTTTCATAGTGACGTtgctgctgagaggaggagAGCCTCCATCCTGCGCTTTAATGCAGAAGTGAAAATCTCTGATCTGTTCATAGTCAAAAGAGCGAACTGCATGGATGACTCCACTATCAGCACTGACAGACACATAGGAGGAGACTGGCACTCCGTTAACAGAGGATTCCTCCAAAATGTAAGAAACACGAGCATTTTGATTCCAATCAGTGTCTGTGGCTCTCACTGTATATATAGACACACCTGGCGTGTTGTTTTCTACAATGTAGGCCTCATAAGAGCTTCTCTCAAATACAGGTGCAGTTGTCATTTACATCAGAGACTTGCAAAGTGAGAGTGACGCTGCTGGAGAGTGAAGGAACTCCTTCATCAGAGCAGATAACAGTGATATTATACCCTGATCCTATTTCTCTGTCCAATCTACTTTCTGTCACAAGATTAAAGAAACCATCTGTTGctaattttaatgtaaaaggAATCTGTTCATTAATTGCACAGTGAACTTTGCCGTTTTCTCCTGAATCTAAGTCCTGAACATTTACCATGGTCACTATTGTCTCCGGTTTAGAGTCTTCTGGAATTACGTTAATCTGTGATATTATATTAATAACAGGCTTATTATCATTAATGTCAGTCACATCAACAGTTACTTTACAGGAATCTGTTAATCCTCCTTCATCACTTGCTTGTACATGTATCTGATAGTAACGCGCTTTCTCGTAATCTATACTATCAGCTAATATTAGATCGCCATTcgattcattcattttaaacaaatctcGTATATCTGCTATTGTGGTGGAGAtagaataaagtattttggaGTTTAATCCTTTATCCGCATCAGAAGCACTAACTCTGGTTACAACTGTACCCTTAGCGGCATTCTCTGGAATAGTAGCTTTGTAAAGTGGTTTAGTAAAAACTGGCGCATTGTCATTAGCATCAAGCACCGTGACATGGATTTTTACTGTGCCGGTTAGTTGCGGTTCTCCTCCGTCCACTGCAGTCAACACTAAAAATAGCTCctcctgtttttctctgtcaAGAGGTTTTTGCAAAACCATCTCAACAATCTTTTCACCGTCTGGTTGATCTTTCAACTTCAAAGCAAAATGCTctgttttggaaagaaaataactCTGAAGACCGTTCGTGCCAACATCGGGATCTACGGCTCTCTCCAACAAGAATTTTGCTCCTATCACCGCCGACTCGCTTATCTTAAATGTCATGTCCGACTTTTCAAATAATGGGGCGTTGTCGTTTATATCGACAATTTCAACAGCAACCGTGTAAAACTCCATGGGGTTTTCCAgaataacttgaaaatgaaggGCACAAGGCGTCGTCTGCCCGCAAAGCAGCTCCCTGTCTATTTTGTCTTTGACAATGAGGACTCCCCGTTCTCTCTTCAGATCAACGTAATCCGTGTTGTCTCCAGTAAAAATTCGAGCGTTTCCGGAAAACAGCCTTTTACTGTCCAAACCCAAATCCCGAGCGATGTTACCGATTAATGATCCTTTTGGACTTTCCTCGGGAATGGAGTAGCTGACCTGGGCAGTCACCAGAGAGGGGAAGaggaacaagaaaaacaacagcgcTAGCCGCTCCATTGTTCCCTCCTTATTttccattcagaaaaaaaaagacaaatcccagttaagtttttttttttttttttccaaaccgTGGCTAAAAGGAAATCCTTTCCATGGTGATCACAACGCATTTAAGTTGTCCATCAGTCGCATTTATCGGACAATGAAGGGTCCAGACATTCGCTCTGCGTGTTTGATGTCCTctgatttaaagagaaaatggatCACGGGGAAGAAACGGAGGAGAGCTGCTTCAATGCTTACACTCACTGGCCAATAGCGGCCCTTAGAGCTTAATATAATGTACTACAACAACGTCAGACaattaaacaagtaaaaaattaaattaaataaagaacattGTCTGATTTAtgtataataaaaaagaaagctgtCAAAAAGGTTAaggagaaaatacatttaaacattcatgaatacatttgaaagaaaactataGCGAACGGTTAGTTGAAATCAGCTGACATCATGCAAGATAATcacatatttttcaaagcaaGAGCTTATGTTTCGAAACACACGAACCAGTGTTCAACCTGAAATATGTGAAGCTATTCAACTGCTCGGTGCTAACATTGTCACACACATTGCAAGCGTCGGGTTACTTccaaaagcaacaactttgaacaaaactccaaaaaaaaaacaaaaaaaaaaaacataaatagccATAttgagtaattatttttaaattaataaattctcACCTCTACAGGAGAGTCGGGTTCATCCAGGATACTCTTCTCACTTTGTATCCGCTGCATAGTTCCGGAGGAACTAGGATCCATAATCAATACGTTTTGAATTCCACCTCCCCCAAACTTATTATCACTTTTTCTGGAGTCAGTCGTTCTGCACAGATCGTAATTGTACACATGTGGCAGAGTTCCTGTTCCCAAAGTGTCTGAGTAACGAGGTGGATAATATGGAATCACAGGGAGGCTGGAGTGATACAGGATGCGAGACTGTCTCCATCTGTAGATCTTCACTGATATAATAACCACTAAACAcgtgatgaagaggaaggaaaccaCAGCCAGAGCCAACACTAAGTAAAAAGTCAGGTTGTCATTGTATTCCTTATCATGTGGaaattcactgaactccgacaACACTTCAGGGAAGCTGTCTGCCACCGCCACGTTAACAATGACTGTAGCTGAACGAGAGGGCTGCCCGTTGTCCTCCACTATGACAGTCAGTCTTTGTTTCACAGCATCTTTATCAGTCACCTGACGGATAGTTCTTATTTCTCCATTCTGTAAGCCCACTTCAAACAGCGCTCTGTCTGTGGCTTTCTGTAGTTTATAGGAGAGCCAGGCATTCTGTCCAGAGTCCACATCCACAGCCACCACTTTAGTCACCAGGTAGCCCACATCTGCTGAACGAGGCACCATTtcagccaccatggagccaccaGTCTGGACTGGGTAAAGAACCTGGGGTGGATTATCGTTCCTATCCTGGATCAGGATTTTTACAGTCGCGTTGCTACTGAGTGGAGGAGAGCCTCCGTCCTGTGCTTTGACACGAAACTGGAAATCTTTGATCTGCTCATAGTCAAAAGAGCGAACTGCATGGATGACTCCACTATCAGCACTGATGGACACATATGAGGAGACTGGCACTCCGTTAACAGCAGAGTCCATCAAAATGTAAGAAACACGAGCATTCTGGTTCCAGTCAGCATCTGTAGCTGTTATTGTAAATATAGACACACCTGGTGTGTTGTTTTCTACAATGTAGGCCTCATATGAGCTCTGTTTAAAAACAGGTGGGTTGTCATTCACATCAGAGATTTGCAAAGTGAGAGTGACGCTGCTGGATAGCGAGGGCATGCCTTCATCAGAGCAGGTCACTGTTACATTATATTCAGAAGCTTTTTCTCTGTCTAATTCCCCCTCTGTAACGacagtaaaaaaattattcGTGGATGTTTGAATACTAAACGCAGAGTTTTCACTTAAAACACACATTACTTTGCCATTTTCATTAGAATCTGGATCCTGTATATTCAACATTGTTCACAACCGTTCCGGGTTTTGCATTTTCAGGCAATGCGGTCGATTTCGACATCACGTTAATGGACGGAGGATTATCATTTATGTCTGTAACATCTACTATCACTTTGCAAGCGTCGGACAATCCTCCTTGATCCGAGACCTGAATGTCTAACTcataaattcttcttttttcgTAGTCTATGTTTCCGTTCAGCATCAATACTCCATCTGCAGAATTAATTTGGAAGAGACTTGCAGCTGCTGATTTTGGAATTGTGTACATTATCTTTCCGTTGTTGCCTTTATCTTTGTCACTAGCCTTTACTGTGGTTATAATCGTGCCAGCAGGAGCATTTTCTGCAACACTTACTTTGTACTCCTGGTTTAGAACAAACGGGTGAATTGTCATTTGCATCTAACACCGTTATGATAATCTGCATTGTTCCGGTGAGCTGAGGTTCGCCGCCATCCAGAGCGGTTAATGTTAGTgacaaatgttcatttttttctcgGTCTAACGGTTTCTGTAAAACCATCTCTGCGTGTTTAGTGCCATCAACTCGGCTAGTCGTCTTCAGAACAAAATTGTCGTTCGGTTTAAGGGTGTAGCTGCTTAAACCATTCACACCAACATCATCATCAATTGCTTTTTCTAGAACAAACCGAGCGCCAATAAGAGCCGATTCACTGATCTCGTATTTCATCTCCCCTCTCTCAAATGTGGGAGGATTGTCATTTATATCAGTAATCTCCACGGTCACCGTGTAAAATTCCATTGGGTTTTCAAGGATTATTTGAAAATGCAGCGCGCAGGGCATTGTTTGACCGCACAGCGTTTCTCTGTCTATTCTCTGTTTTACATTTAGCACCCCTCTTTCCCGATTCAGCTCCACGTACTCCTCAGTATTCCCAGTGTAAATTCTAGCTTTGCCAGATTTTAATCGGTCCACCCCTAAACCTAAATCGTGAGCTATTTTACCAATTACAGACCCGCTTTTCATTTCCTCGGGAACGGAGTAACTGACCTGACCGCGCAAAACACCGAGGCGGAGCAGAGAGAAGAGCAACACCATTTGCCATCTCATCTTTCCAGCCGacataaaaaatgctgaaaattaGAAATCCTTCGTCCTCTTCTTATCTCTGCTATTCGGTTTTGAATAGTACAAATAATGGCGAGGTCCCCAAAGCGCGAATAAAATGCACGGTAAAACAAAGGGATCTATTTGTGCAGTCCTCCCTCCTGCTTTCTACGGAGATCCTGGTTGTTAACTCGACCACTCTCTGCCTCCCAATGCGATGTGCTGACGTACAGGAGAGCACAATATGAAAACCTCCTCAGCAACTTGATGGCAAACAGCGTCCTTCACTGTTCAACGAAATGAACTGCACTACGTCAAAACAGTTCATATCTCAGTACTTTAATAGTTCATTTTAAAGAGATCACACAATCACGGCGTCGTTTAACTACCACCCAGTGAACACATTTCAAATATGTTATCCTGTTTATACTGGAAGGCAAAACACCCCCACTAACATTCAGTTCAGGTAATTGAATTAACATGTGCAGGTGCATTTAATGACCAGtaaaaaaaagtccagattAAATCATTCCCAGGAGATATTAAATTCACCTTTATACGCTGTGACTTCTAGCTTGTGAGTGCAAGCAATGATATTAGGTAGATCACACATAGTTATAACATGGATCAGTTCTAACATTTGCAATTGCTCCAATCAGAAAGAAGTTGGAAAACATCTGACTGACTCTGCAGATTCTCAGTTTAGTTTGTAGTTCATGTAAGAAGAACTAGCAACTtgtgacaaacattttaaaaaagaatgaatgtgAACATAATTTTCAggtaaataatattattttttgggTGAGTAAATAATTTATGATTACATTTCCTACTTTACAGTTGAACTAGTTAAACCTCATTCGTGTTGATTCTGTTGGTGTTCACTTATTGTTAATATAAATTATTCGTCCTAATGTTTAAGCTGTTGGTTGCAAGACAAACTATTTCATCACTAGTTCATCAGCAATGTGGTAATTATAATAAACATACTTGGAGTAAGTTGTGACATTTTAATCAATGTTATAAATGaaccaaaaaacaaatttggtacaggtataaataaaatatagtttatttCAGCATCCTCAGGCCTGAGATGATAGACACTGACAGAGGTGTGCTtctagatatttaaaaaaaaacatagatagaaaatccagaaaaactcTGTCAGAACTGTAGCAAAATTCTATGCTATGTCCACACTCTATATATTCTGCAAAGCAAGAAGAAAGATAGAAGACCAGGGATCAAATTTAGTTCCTTGTGCTGGATACAATCGTAGAGAGAAGTTGTTGACTGATTAACAAGATAAGTAGTTGACAAAGTATCTTAAGGAAGATGCTAATGGACACTATTTATTGTATATATAAAAGGCTTAGCACTTAGGCTTAATGCAAGATAAGTTAGGATAAACTgatgaaatgtaattattataattaGAAACATATACTATTGGTTTATTGTGGAGGCCAGAGCAAAGGTTTTATAAAAGCTTGCAGCTATTATGCTATTagaaattttaagtttttaaagtcTGAGGTTTAGCAGTGCTATTTGGCTTGCATTAAAAGATTACATAATTTATATTGAGAACTGCACTGCATTCAGTTTCTGTTAATTtccaaatgttgttttctgaaCTTTCAAAGAAGCTTTCCCTAATTTAAGACATGGTCAAAATCCTTATTTTTGAGGCTACAATTCAATCCCTATCCAATCCCAATGagattaattcattaattttctGTGTGAAGTACTGATCTGCTTGCCAACATATTTAGTAGACAACACATATATCAAGTTTATATCACAGTTTGAGCTCAGAGGGTTAAAAAAGGCAGGagttggagataaaaaaaagatactaCATGCTACAACTATACATGGTCTCCAATAAATCACAAATAAGgtacaaaaagaaaggaaacaaatgaTTAAAAGGGATTATGAGGAATTTGAATCTTCTTCAAACATATGCAGAAACACATTCCACATGAGGAAAGAATTTGAATCTATAAGAAAAATGAGTAGTATAAATAGATGTGCTTAATATTGTTACCAACCTCAACAGGAGAGTCAGGTTCATCCAGGATGCTCTTCTCATTTTGTATCCGCTGCATCGTCCCTGTAGAACTGGGATCCATTATCAACACATTCTGACTACCAACTCTTCCAAACTTGCAGTCACTCTTTCTGGAGTCAGTCGTTCTGCACACCTCGTAATTGTACACGTGTGGCAGAGTTCCTGTTCCCAAAGTGTCTGAGTAACGAGGTGGATAATATGGAATCACAGGGAGACTGGAGTGATACAGGATGCGAGACTGTCTCCATCTGTAGATCTTCACTGATATAATAACCACTAAACA
This Xiphophorus hellerii strain 12219 chromosome 23, Xiphophorus_hellerii-4.1, whole genome shotgun sequence DNA region includes the following protein-coding sequences:
- the LOC116715015 gene encoding protocadherin beta-16-like, which gives rise to MENKEGTMERLALLFFLFLFPSLVTAQVSYSIPEESPKGSLIGNIARDLGLDSKRLFSGNARIFTGDNTDYVDLKRERGVLIVKDKIDRELLCGQTTPCALHFQVILENPMEFYTVAVEIVDINDNAPLFEKSDMTFKISESAVIGAKFLLERAVDPDVGTNGLQSYFLSKTEHFALKLKDQPDGEKIVEMVLQKPLDREKQEELFLVLTAVDGGEPQLTGTVKIHVTVLDANDNAPVFTKPLYKATIPENAAKGTVVTRVSASDADKGLNSKILYSISTTIADIRDLFKMNESNGDLILADSIDYEKARYYQIHVQASDEGGLTDSCKVTVDVTDINDNKPVINIISQINVIPEDSKPETIVTMVNVQDLDSGENGKVHCAINEQIPFTLKLATDGFFNLVTESRLDREIGSGYNITVICSDEGVPSLSSSVTLTLQVSDVNDNCTCI
- the LOC116715037 gene encoding protocadherin gamma-A8-like, producing MVAEMVPRSADVGYLVTKVVAVDVDSGQNAWLSYKLQKATDRALFEVGLQNGEIRTIRQVTDKDAVKQRLTVVVEDNGQPSRSATVIVNVAVADSFPEVLSEFSDFPHE